The following proteins come from a genomic window of Malus sylvestris chromosome 4, drMalSylv7.2, whole genome shotgun sequence:
- the LOC126618453 gene encoding uncharacterized protein LOC126618453 isoform X1 produces the protein MGKSLRSTARLYQVAKTTSQNLVTSPPKQTRPASPTTQKSSKRPRLSKRKEMETESSSVKASSSSNEHRVPLSAVVSDCIKRWFKDTLKEAKAGDINMQVLVGQMYYNGYGVPRDDHMGRVWITRASRTRSSVWKVSDKQPGYNASDSDSDELKGDS, from the exons ATGGGAAAGTCGCTTCGCTCCACCGCCAGGCTGTACCAGgtggccaaaacgacgtcgcaGAACCTGGTGACCTCTCCTCCAAAGCAAACGAGGCCCGCCTCGCCGACAACCCAGAAATCGTCGAAGCGGCCGAGGTTGTCGAAGAGGAAGGAGATGGAGACTGAGAGCAGCTCAGTGAAGgcgagcagcagcagcaacgaACATCGCGTGCCGCTCTCCGCCGTCGTGTCGGACTGCATAAAGCGGTGGTTCAAGGACACGCTCAAGGAGGCCAAAGCTGGCGATATTAACATGCAGGTTTTGGTGGGACAGATGTATTACAACGGCTATGGCGTCCCCAGAGATGACCACATG GGAAGAGTATGGATTACAAGAGCCTCGAGGACGCGATCTTCGGTTTGGAAAGTTAGTGATAAGCAGCCAG GTTATAATGCAAGTGACTCAGATTCAGATGAACTGAAGGGTGATTCTTAG
- the LOC126618453 gene encoding uncharacterized protein LOC126618453 isoform X2, whose amino-acid sequence MAAMLYQVAKTTSQNLVTSPPKQTRPASPTTQKSSKRPRLSKRKEMETESSSVKASSSSNEHRVPLSAVVSDCIKRWFKDTLKEAKAGDINMQVLVGQMYYNGYGVPRDDHMGRVWITRASRTRSSVWKVSDKQPGYNASDSDSDELKGDS is encoded by the exons ATGGCAGCGAT GCTGTACCAGgtggccaaaacgacgtcgcaGAACCTGGTGACCTCTCCTCCAAAGCAAACGAGGCCCGCCTCGCCGACAACCCAGAAATCGTCGAAGCGGCCGAGGTTGTCGAAGAGGAAGGAGATGGAGACTGAGAGCAGCTCAGTGAAGgcgagcagcagcagcaacgaACATCGCGTGCCGCTCTCCGCCGTCGTGTCGGACTGCATAAAGCGGTGGTTCAAGGACACGCTCAAGGAGGCCAAAGCTGGCGATATTAACATGCAGGTTTTGGTGGGACAGATGTATTACAACGGCTATGGCGTCCCCAGAGATGACCACATG GGAAGAGTATGGATTACAAGAGCCTCGAGGACGCGATCTTCGGTTTGGAAAGTTAGTGATAAGCAGCCAG GTTATAATGCAAGTGACTCAGATTCAGATGAACTGAAGGGTGATTCTTAG
- the LOC126618453 gene encoding uncharacterized protein LOC126618453 isoform X3 encodes METESSSVKASSSSNEHRVPLSAVVSDCIKRWFKDTLKEAKAGDINMQVLVGQMYYNGYGVPRDDHMGRVWITRASRTRSSVWKVSDKQPGYNASDSDSDELKGDS; translated from the exons ATGGAGACTGAGAGCAGCTCAGTGAAGgcgagcagcagcagcaacgaACATCGCGTGCCGCTCTCCGCCGTCGTGTCGGACTGCATAAAGCGGTGGTTCAAGGACACGCTCAAGGAGGCCAAAGCTGGCGATATTAACATGCAGGTTTTGGTGGGACAGATGTATTACAACGGCTATGGCGTCCCCAGAGATGACCACATG GGAAGAGTATGGATTACAAGAGCCTCGAGGACGCGATCTTCGGTTTGGAAAGTTAGTGATAAGCAGCCAG GTTATAATGCAAGTGACTCAGATTCAGATGAACTGAAGGGTGATTCTTAG